A segment of the Cohnella algarum genome:
AATCAGCGGCTGGAGCGTGATTTTCGGTATCGCGCACGAGCGCAAAGCCGCGGGAATGTCCCAAATTACCCGGAAGCCGTATTCGTGCCGGTGCTCCTGCAGCTTGATGTAGGCGGAAGCGTGCTGCAGCTCCTCCTCCAGCGTAATCAGCTCCCGTCCGCGGCTCAGGCTGATTTTCATCAGCTTGGACAGCTCCTTGATCATTTCCGCCGAAGATTTGCCCCCCTCCATCGCGCTTTTCCAGTAGATGCTTTCCAGCGTGTTGTACAGCAAATGCGGATTGATCTGCTGGTACAGGATTTGCAGCTGCGCCTCCTTCTGCTTGATGTCCATTTGATATTTGTAGCGCACGAGCCCGTTCAGCCGGCGGGCCATGTCGTAGATGCTGGAGACGAGCACGCCGACTTCGTCGTTTCTTCGCTGCTTCGGCGTTTCCGGCACCGTTTTGCCCGGTTCGTATCTTCGCACGAAATAGACGAGCCGCTGCAGCGGAGCCATCAGCCCTCTCCAGAAGTACAGGATCAGGGCCAGCCCCACCGCGAAATAGGCCACGGAGATGAGCCAAATGATCCGCTTGATTTCGTTTTGCTGCTGCAGCAGTCCCTTCAGCGGAACCTTGTAGACCAGCTTCTGCTGAAGCGCCGCGTTATGATGGACGACGTAAATAAAATCGCGGGTGATGACGTCCCGGCTCCCGGCGACCGGGCCTCCCGCGGCCGCCTCCGCCGGCAATTCCAGCACCCGCCCCGCCTCCGGCGGCAGGGCGAGCTCCCCGTCCGCCCCCGGCATCGCCGCCGTCAAAATCCGGTTGTTCCAGTCGGTGAAATAAAGCTCGCCTTCCGGGACCGAAACGGTTTGCAGCGATTCTCCGATCCGCGCCTCCACGTTCGAGACGACCAGCACGCCGATCGTCCCGCCCTCGTCGATGCGGTTGATCGCCCGGACGTACGCGAGCGTTCGCTGATTTTTTTGCCCTTCGGCCGGAGGCGACAAATGCTCGATCAAGCGCAAATAGCCGTTCCCTTTTTTGGCGACGGCTTCATCGAACCATTCCGGCTTCTCCCGTTCAAGAAAAAAATAAACCCCGGCTTTTCCGGATTCCGGATAATAAGGAGCAAACGAATACGCGTTCGTCGGGTCGTACACAAACAGCGAATAATAGAGCCGCTCATGCTGGCCGGCTTCCTCGGAATAACTGTTGAGCAGATTGCCCAGCCTCTCGTAGGTTTTCACCCGCTCCGTCACCGAACCGTCCGCGGCCGGATCCAGCTGCTGGACCAGCGGATGCTGAAACACCGTCGAGGCCACCTTGTGGATCGATTCGATATCCCGGCTGATCAGCCGAAAGTTTTGATTGTTCAACTCGAGATAGGCGTTGGTGACGTTTCGTTTCAAAATTTGATCCGCTTTATAGTTACCATACGAGTTCAAAATGAACAAAGGGACGACCAGCGCCAAAAACACCAGGATCAGCTGCTGCTTCAGGCCGATCCGCTTGAACGGGCTTTGGAATCCCGCATTCACCTGTTTTCCACCTCCGGCTCTTTCACTATAGCAAGCCCGAAAACCCGCAAGGGATGCGCATTTCTACGCATATCGTGGCGATTCCTAAGATTTGGCGCGGATTCAAAATGAAGTGTAATCAATCCGGCGGTTAAAAGCAACGAAGTTCGTTCGGCCGATGCATAGTCCCGCACACAAAAACGATAGAATCGCTCCTTCATCCGCATGCGCATCTATTTTATGATCGCCTTGCAACACGTCTTGGCAGGATGAAAAAGGAAAGGAGGGCAGCCGGTTTTTTTGATACCGCTTACATCCTCTAGAGGGATGGCTATTCCATTTCGAAGGGAGAATGAAGTTCGTGAACATGCAAAGACGATTAGCCGCCTGGGTCTGCATCCTGTCCATAGCGGCGGGAATGTTCCTGGCCGCCATCGGCGCGCCCGGCCGCGTTCAGGCGGCGGGAGGACCGAATCTGGCGGCGGGCAAGCCCGCGACGGCTTCGAGCCACGCGGACGTGTACGTCGCATCCAACGCGACCGACGGCAATCCGGGCACATATTGGGAAAGCGCGAACCACGCTTTTCCGCAATGGATCCAGGTCGATCTCGGCAGCGCGGTCCCGATCGACCGGGTCGTGCTGAAGCTGCCCGCCGGATGGGAGAGCCGGTCGCAAACGCTGACCGTTCAGGGGAGCGCGGACGGAACGAGCTTCGCGACTTTGAAAGCGTCGGCCGGCTACGTCTTCGATCCGAACGCCGCGAATGCGGCGACGATCGACTTCGCTGCGGCCAGCGCGCGTTACGTGCGGATCCACATCGCCGCCAACACCGGCTGGCCGGCGGGGCAGGTGTCCGAGCTCGAGGTGTACGGCGCTTCCCCGTCCGGAGGCAACGAGACGAACCTGGCCGTCGGCAAGCCGATCGCCGCGTCCTCCTCCACTTTCACCTATGTCGCGGCCAATGCCAACGATAACGACCTCGGCACCTATTGGGAGGGCAACGGCCATCCGAGCACGCTCGCCGTCGACCTCGGAGCCAATGCCCACGTCTCGTCGGTCGTCGTCAAGCTGAATCCGGACCCGGTATGGGCGACGCGCACGCAGACGATCCAGGTGCTGGGGCGCGATCAGAGCTCCGCGGCGTTCGCGAACCTGGTTTCCGCCGCCTCGTATACGTTCGACCCGGCTTCGCAAAATACCGTGACGATTCCCGTCAACGCTACGGCCGGCAGCGTGCAGCTGCGGTTCACGGCCAACTCGGGAGCGCCGGGCGGGCAAGTCGCCGAATTCCAGGTTATCGGCGCGCCGGCTCCGAATCCGGACCTGACGGTCACCGGAATCTCCTGGTCGCCCGCCTCTCCGCTGGAGACGGACGGCCTTACGCTGAGCGCAACCGTCCGAAATGCCGGTTCCGTCGCGTCCGCCGCGACCGAGGTGAACTTCTACCTCGGCGACGACCTTGCGGGAACGGCTTCCGTCGGCGCGCTTGCCGCCGGCGAGTCGGCGACCGTCTCCGCGAACGCCGGACCGAAGGACGCCGGCTCCTATGCCGTCACCGCCAAGGCGGACGAGAGCAACGCCGTCATCGAGACCGATGAAGCGAACAACAACTACACGCACCCCGAGCCGCTTGTCATCGGCCCGATTCAAAGCTCCGACCTGATCGGAACCGTGTCATGGACGCCCGGCAATCCGAACGGCGGCGATGCCGTCGCCTTCTCCGTCACCCTGAAGAACCAGGGCAACATCGCTTCCGCGGGCGGCGCTCACGGCGTTACGGTCGAGCTGAAGAACGCGGCGGGCGCCGTCGTTCAAACGTTTAGCGGCTCCTACAACGGAAGCCTGGCTCCGGGAGCGTCGGCCATCGTGACCTTGGGCTCCTGGACGGCGGCCGACGGCAGCTATACGGTCACGACGACGGTTGCGGCGGACGCGAACGAAGCCGCGGTCAAACGCTCCAACAACGTCAGCACGTCCAGCCTGTATGCCGGCCGAGGCGCGAACATGCCGTTTACCGTCCTGGAGGCCGAGTCCTCCTCCAACGCCACGAACGGCACGAGGCTCGCTCCGAACTTTACGCCGGGCGACTTCGCGGGCGAAGCCTCCGGACGTTCGGCCGTCTATCTGGATGCGACCGGAGAATACGTCGAGTTTACGCTGCCCTCCCCGGCCAATGCGTTCGTCCTGCGCAACGCCGTGGCGGAGAATACGGCCGGAACGATCAGCCTTTACGCGGACGGCGTCGACAAAGGCGACTTTTCCGTCACCTCCAAGTTCTCCTACGTGTACGCCACGCCTTCCACGCTCGGAGAGCTGGGCTATAACAACTCGGGCTCCAAAGCTTACTGGCTCTACGAGGATTCGCAGCTTTTGCTCGATCAAACGTATCCGGCCGGAACCAGGATCCGGATTCAGAAAGACGCCGGAGACGTTCCCTGGATCTACGTGGATATGATCGAGACGGAGCATGTCGCGCCGCCCGCTTCGAATCCGGACCCGGACAAATACGTGGAAGTGTCGGGCGCCAAATCGATCGAGCAGGCGCTGAACGAGTTCAGGCAGGATTCGACCAAGAAAGGAATCTTCATTCCGGCCGGCGAATGGACGCTGTCGTCGAAAATTTACTTGTACGGCCGGGCGACCGAAATTATCGGCGCCGGTCCCTGGCACACGAAGCTGGTCGCTCCGCAAAACCAGACGAATACCGACATCGGCTTCAATATCGGCTCTTCCGCGAACGGCTCCACCATCAAAAACTTGTCCGCCTGGGGCAACTACGTCTACAGGGTGGACGGACCGGGGAAATTCATTGACGGGAACGGCATGCAGAACGTCACCGTCGAGAACGTCTGGGCCGAACACTTCGTCTGTCTGTATTGGGGAGTGAACTCTTCGCACAATACGTTCCGCAACAACCGGATCAAAAACATGTTCGCGGACGGCATCAACATGACCAACGGTTCGTCCTACAACGTCATCGACAACAACTATGCCCGCGCCACCGGCGACGACTCGTTCGCCCTGTTCAGCGCCATCGATGCGGGCGGCTCCTACAACGTCGGCAACGAATACACGAACCTTACGGCCGTCAACGTCCGGCGCGCTGCCGCTTTCGCCGTCTACGGCGGCCAGGACAACCGGTTTCAAAATTTGTACGGCGCGGATACGCTGACGTACCCGGGCCTGACGATCAGCAGCCTAAGCTTCGGATACAACACGCTGGGGTTCGGCGATCTCGATACCGTCATCGACGGCGTAACGCTGGACCGCACGGGCGGCGATTTCTGGACCAGCGTCGGAGCGGACGACAAGATCAACGATTACCAGAACTTCGGCGCCATCTGGTTCTACGGAGGCGATCGGGACTTCAAGAACATTCTGGTGAAAAATGTGGACATCAACGATCCGGTTTACTTCGGCTTGATGTTCCAGTCCAAGTCGCCGGAGAACCTTCCGATGCAGAACGTTCGCCTGGAAAACATCGCGATTAACAACCCGGCCCGCTACGGCATCAAGCTTGTCGCCAAAGCCGAGGAAGGGCAAGGCCCGGTCGTCGGGTCGGCAAGCTTTACGAACGTCCAAGTGAACAATCCCGGCGTCGCAGCCATCTACGGCGAGGACAAATCCCCGAACTTCAACGTCATTCGGATGTCGGGGAATAACTGGTAGCCGCTTCCGCCATGCTGCGCTTTAGGGCCATCCGCAGCGGATGGCCCTTCGTTTGAATTTAACCTATTGCCCCACCTCATACAAGGACTTATCCATCGCCTGAACGAACGGGCTCCACTCGCCGGCCGCGTAAAGCAGCAGCCGATGCATGGCGCGCGTGCACGCCGTATAAAACAGCTTGCGCTCGCTCTCCCGATAATACGTCCGCGAAGAGGCGTCGTAAATCAGAACGGCATCGAATTCGACGCCCTTGGCGAGATACACGGGAATGATCAAGGTTCCCTTCTCGAAGGCGGGCGTGTTCTTCGTCACATGCTTCAGCCCCCGGCAGCCCAGAGACGTCAAGAGATCGTAGGCCTCCTTGCTCTCGGCCGCCGTCTTCGTCACGACGCCGATGGAGGCGAAGCCTTCCGCCTGCAGAGCCGCGAGATCCTCCGCGATGCGCGCCGCCGACTGCTCCGCGCTGTCCGTCTTCGCGAGGAGCGGCTTCTTCCCGCTTCTTTCGAAGGGCACGATCTCCTCGCCGCCCGGCAGCAGCGATTTCGTGAACTCCACGATCTCGCGGGTCGACCGGTAACTGCGAACGAGGCGGAACAACGTTGTTTCAGACTCGCCGTAAAGCCGGACGAGCGGCGAAGCTTCGCCGTACAGCTCCGTAGCCTGAGCGAAGATGGCCTGGCCGAAATCGCCAAGCACGGTCATGCGGGCGCGGGGGAACATTTTTTTGAGAAACTCGTATTGAAACATCGAATAATCCTGACCCTCGTCGACGAAAACGTGCCGGATCTCCGTGTTCGTCCGCACGCCCTCGACGAGCTCTTTTAAATACAGGTACGGCGTCGCATCCTCATAAAAAAGTTCGAGCCGGCCGAGCTTCTCCCGGGTCTGTCGGCAGATTTCCGGCCAGAGCGCGGGAAGGTCCGCTTCGTTCGTCCACTTTGGAAAGGCCCCTTCCTCTTCGAACAACTGGACGTAAAGGCCCGCCATATCGATGAACGACATCCGCTTCACGGCTCGTCTCAGCGGCTTAAAGCGCTCCTTCACGATCATCCGGCGCAGCAGTTCTTCTTCCCGCTCGGCAAAGTCGAAATCGCCCTCGTCCGATCGGCTTTGGCCGGTCAGCCTTTCGCGGACTTCCTCGTAATGTTCGGCAAAATCAAAAACGCCCCTCTCTTTTTGCAGTTGGCCGTACGCCTCGGCGTACTGATCCTTGTCGAGATAATCGAGCTCCTCCCGAACCCAGAACGCCTCCCGCTCCTTGCGCTCCAGCAAGGTCAATTCGCGCAGCAGCCACTCCTGCAGCTGAGCGACGCGGTTGTTCAGGCGAACGGAAGGATCATAGCCGTAAAACTTCGCTTCCATTTGCTCCGCCGTAATCAAATCGCGGTCCTGAAACCGAATGCTCTTGAATCGCATGCCCTCCCGCTCCAACCGCTCCGCATAATTCCGGAGGGCCCGGAGGAACGCCGCGGACGCCTTATACCGCATCCCGTTCAGCCGAGCTTCGTACCCTTGCCCCGATGGTTCGGTCAACACGTATTCGATCTGATCGAAGGGATCCTCCAACCGGAACGTCTTGCCCAGCCAATGGTCCAGATATTCCTGGAAGGTCGTCTGCTGCATGTTTTCTTCGCCGAGCTCGGGAAGGACGGTCGAGACGTAACTGTTAAACATCGGATTCGGAGAAAAAAGAACGATCTGGTCCGCCTTGAGACGCTCGCGGTTTTTGTACAGAAGGTACGCAACGCGTTGTAGCGCCGCCGAGGTTTTCCCGCTGCCGGCCGCGCCCTGCACGATGAGCATGCGGCTTTCGTCGTCGCGGATTATGGCGTTTTGCTCCTTCTGGATCGTCGCGACGATGCTTTTCATCTGGTTGTCCGCGCCCTTGCCGAGCGCCTGCTGCAGCAATTCGTCACCGATCGTCAAGCTCGTGTCGAACACGTTCCGAAGCCTGCCCTCGCGAATCTGGTACTGCCGTTTCAGCGTCATCGTCCCCGCGACGCGTCCCCCCGGCGTGTCATATCCGGCCGCTCCCGGGGAATAGTCGTAGTACATGCTCGCGATCGGAGTGCGCCAGTCGTACACCAGAAAATCCATGCCGTCCGAATCGACGAAGGAGGACACGCCGATATAGATCTGCTCGGTAAAGCCCAAACCGTCCTCGCGAAAATCGATGCGCCCGAAATAAGGAGACGGCAGCAGCCGTTTCATGTTTTTCCATTGCTGCACCCGGAGGCGGTGGCTTCGCTCCCGTTCGGACAACAACGCTTCCTGCTGCTTGATGCTATAGAAGGTCTCTTCAAAATCTTCGTCCGTGCTTGTGTTTACGGTCACTTCCTCCCAAAACCGTTTGCGAATGTCCGCGGCCTGATCGTACAGCCCGGACACCTCCGGCTCCAATTCGGCGATTCTCGCCTGCAGCTTTTCCATAACCGAATCCAGCCGCTCCTGTTCTTGCTTCCAATCCTCAGCGCCGATCATCTTTCGCACCCGCTCCTTCATTCGAATTTGAAGAACAAAAAGGTTTGACAAACCGTCATGCCGCATGGTAAGATTAAATTGTAAATAAGATGGATTAACTTTGCGCAATTTTGAAAAACTGCGCACTGGTTCTCCAATCGTACCACAGTGCTTCTTTGCACGCAACTTTATTTATGCATATGTAAACCCGGCAGCTCTGCCGGGTTTTTTTGAATATAGCGGATTCAGCTCCGGCGGCGCCGGTCGGCCGAGGGGAAGTCCTCGTTGGGAGGCCTCGTATTGGAGTCTACTGAGTTTACTGTGGAGCCTTTTGGAAGGCTATTTGGGAGGCTATTGGGAGGCATTGGGAGGCATTGGGAGGCATTGGGAGGCATTGGGACTTTATTGAGGAGTCATTGGGAGCCTATGTTGGATTTTATCCAATCGACGGAGCGAAAAACGAAAAAGCTTCGATCTAGAGTGGATTTTGTCCAACGAAGAACGGCCATTTCGGCCGAAATGAGCGAAACGGCCTCGCCAGATTGGACAAAATCCACCGAAGCTCAAGGATTTCGCGAAAATGCCGGTTTTGATTGGACAAAATCCACTGTAGCTCCGCCGCACCGCGCTTCTCGATGAAGCTCTTCCGTCCGGATCCGGACAGAAATGCGCAAACAAGCCGAACTATCGTTCCTCCAGAATTCCGCTCATTCTCACTTGCTCGATCATATGTCCGATATTTCCTTCGCCTGCATACAGGGACATATCGAAAAAGTCCCGATGCAAATCCGACCAATATAATTCATTCTCATCCCCGGACACCTGAACGTCGCGCATTAATTTGCCGGCGTACACTTCGACATAGCAATCTTGCAAATAGTAAGTAAAATCCATCAAGTGGCGCAGGACGATATCTTCCTTCGAAATGCCGGTCTCTTCGAACAGTTCCCGGTAAGCGGCGTCGATCCCCGATTCTCCGGGTTCGATTTTTCCGCCGACCAGGTTGCTTAGCCCCTTGTAGGGGTCTTTTAATCTTTTGCACATGAGCAAGCGGTCCATTTCGTTGTTGTAAACCATGAGAACATTATACCCTTGCATGATGGACCTCCGTTTATTTTCTTATGTATGTGTTTTATTCGCCGAATTCTAAAATCCTCCTTCGATCAGGCGCTCTTTGAACTTGCATCCGAGCTTCGAATCTTATACTCTTGTTGAAACGATGGCGATGGATATGAGGGGGCAGCAGCTTTGGAATGTAGAATCGGTTGCGCGGCTTGCTGTATCGTCATCTCGATCTCTTCCCCGATTCCCGGCATGCCCAGCGGCAAGCCGGCAGGCGTTCCCTGCGCGAACCTGACGCCAGACAGGCGCTGCGGCCTGTTCGGCAAGCCGGAACGCCCGGCCGTCTGCGGCAGCTTGCCGCCCTCTCCGGAGATGTGCGGATCGTCGAATGAGGAAGCCTTCGCGATTTTAAGCGAACTCGAACGGGCGACCCGGCCTGACGATGCGCGTTAGCCGCACTTCGCGAGCAAATAACGGTCCCCATACGCCGTTATTGGCGAATTTTCCCGCCTGATAAGCCAATAACGGCCCCGGGAGGCCGTATTGGCGAAAATATCCCCCGCCGCGAGCTAATAACAACCTCCGCTTCCCTACTCGTACAACCAGATCCCCGCTACCGTCATGACCGCCGGCAGCGCGGCTTCGTCCACCGGCACATCGTCAAACCAGCCGCCCACGGCCAGGTTGAGCACGAGGTAGAACGGCTGGTCGAAGGGCATGCCCGGCTCCAGACGGCGCTCGGCGAAGCAGTGCCCGTCGACCAGCCAGCGGATGGAGCCGGCGTCCCATTCCAGCGCATAATCGCGGAATTGGTCGATGGCGCCGTTCTCGAACGCATAGGAAAACTCGTCGATGCTTTTGTTGTCCATATCCTTCCCGTAATGCAGCGTTCCGAGGACTTGCCGGGGCAAGCGGCCTCTCGCTTCCATGATATCGATCTCGCCGGAGGCGGGCCAAGGACCGTAAGCCTGGTCCTGCGGCAACAGCCAGATGGCCGGCCATAGCCCCTGCCCGACCGGCAGCTTGGCGCGCACGACCAGCTTGCCGTTGCAAAAGGAAAGATGGTCCCTCGTGTCCAGACGGGCCGAGGTATAGGCAAAGCTCCGCCCGTCCGTTTCGACGGTTTCGCGGCGGGCGCACAGGTTTAACCCGGATTCGTCGATATACAGGTTGCCGGAATTCCCCGTATAAAACTGCCGCTCCCCGTTGCCCCAGCCCGGGCAGACCGGATTGCCGTCGTTATCGAGCAAATCGTTGCCCAGGCGAATGTTCCATGCGCTCAAATCGGCATGGCCGCCCGCAAAATCCTGCTGCCAAATCAGCTTGTTCATCCTCTGCACGCTCCCTTCGTTTACCCTCAGCATACTTCATTTCCGCGCCCGGTCAAACGAATCCAAAAAAATGGGATAGGGTCAAAAATCATGGCCTTTTTTTCCTATGCCCCTTCTCTTACGATGAGAAAAGAAGGAGGCACGGAGCATGCTTCAATCCAGGACAGGACAAATCAAAACCTTTTTCAGGCAGTGGCAGCTGCAAAGCATGGTCATCCCGGGCATTGTCTGGATGTTCATCTTCTGCTATATCCCCATGTTCTGGCTCATCATCGCCTTTATGGACTACAGCATCGCCAGGCCGATGCTGGAATCGCCCTTCGTCGGGCTGAAGCACTTCGAGGATTTCGCGACGGACGACCGCTTCTGGCGCTCGATCCGCAATACGCTGGGGATGAGCGCCATCAAGCTCGCGCTGGGCTTCCCCATTCCGATTTTGTTCGCCTTGCTGCTGAACGAAATCCGGAACGTTCGGTTCAAGCGCACGGTGCAGACCATTTCGTACCTGCCGCACTTTATCGCCTGGACGATTTTCGGCGGCATTATCCTCAACTGGCTGGGCGAGGGCGGCGTAATCAACCAGCTGATGATGGGGCTGGGGCTTCAGGAGCGCGAAATTCTGTACAACAGCGACCCGAAGTACTTTTGGTGGACTATTTTTTTCTCCGATATTCTGAAAGAAACCGGCTGGAGCGCCATCATCTACATCGCGGCGATCACGAGCATCGATCCGGGGCTGTACGAGGCGGCGGAGCTGGACGGGGCCAACCGCTGGCAGCGAATGTGGCATATCACCATTCAAAGCATCCGCCCCACGATCGCCATTCTGTTTATTCTGGCGGTCAGCGGGATGCTCGGCAGCAACTTCGAGCAAATCTTTATGCTGCAGAACAACATGAACCTGAGGATGGCGGAAAGCCTGGATTTGTACATCTATAACATGGGCTTGGTATCCGGGCGCCATTCCTTCTCGACGGCCGTCCTGTTCGCCCGCTCGATCGTGGCGCTTGGGCTGCTGCTTCTGGCGAACCAAACATCCAAAAAACTGACCGGCGACGGCATTTTCTGATCGGGGAGGCGGCGGATCCATGAACATACGCAGAACGTATCGGCGCATCGGAGCCTTCGAGGTCTGCAATACCCTGCTGATGCTGGCCGTTTGCTTTATCACGCTGTACCCGATGTGGTTCGTCTTCATCAACTCGCTCAATTCGCCGGAGCAGGCGCTGCTCGGCACGGTCAACTGGTTTCCGAAGGAATGGTCGCTGGCCAGCTACAGCGTCGTGTTCAACGACAAAAGCCTGATGAACGGCTTTTATATCACGACTCTGCGCACCGTGATCGGAACCGCGGCGCACGTGCTGTTCACCGCCATCGTGGCTTACGGCATGAGCAAGACCCATTTGATCGGCCGCAAAGTGTACATGAAAATCGCCTTGATCACGATGCTGTTCTCGGGCGGGCTGATTCCCACGTTTATCCTGATGACCAAGCTGGGCCTGTACGACAACTTTTTGGTCTTCATCATTCCGGCGATGTACACGTTTTTCAATATGGTCATTTTCATGAGCTTTTTTCGCACCATCCCCGAAAGCCTGGAGGAATCCGCAAAGGTGGACGGGGCTTCGGACTACGGGGTCCTGTTCAAAATCGTCCTGCCCAACAGCATGGCCGTGATCGCCACCATTTCGCTTTTTTCGGCCGTTTACCACTGGAACGATTATTACCAGGGCGTCATCTACATCTACTCGCAGGAGAAGCTGCCGCTGCAAACCATTTTGTATAAAATCATTGCGGAGAACTCCATGTCGTTCATGCAGCAGCAAGCGATGGCGCAGTTCGGCGCGAGATTGCCCGGCAATTCCATCAAGTTCGCCTCCATGATGGTGGCCACCCTGCCTATACTGGCGTTCTATCCCTTTATTCAGCGCTATCTCGTCAAAGGCGTGATGATCGGCGCCATTAAAGGGTAAGCAATAGACAAACGAAAGGATGATCATGGAATGAAAAGCAACTCCGTCAAGCAATGGATGGCCGTCGCGATGGCCGTCGTCCTGATGCTGGGCTTGGCCGCGTGCACCGGGTCCGGGTCCAACGAAAGCACACCGAGCCCGCAGCCGTCGGGCAGCTCGCAGCAGCCCTCGGGCGAAGCGTCGCCGAACCCCGACGAACCCGGATGGAAGCTGGATACCAGCCCCGTGGATTTGACCTGGTTCGTAGGCGCCAACTGGTACGCCCATTCCTGGGGGGAAAGCCTGGCCTCCAAGTACGTCACGGAAAAAACGGGCGTCAACGTCAAGCTGGAAGTCCCCTCCGGCGAAGCGAACGAGCAGATCACGCTGATGATGACCTCCGGCAAGCTGCCGGACCTGATTACGCTGGGCTCGTGGGAAAACGCTGTCAAAAAGCTGTGGGAAGGCGATCACGTATATGCCCTGAACGAATTGGCGGACCAGTACGATCCCTACTTCTTCAAGGTGGCGGGCGACGGCGCGCTGAAGTGGTATCGCCAGGAAAACGGCAACACGTACGGCGTTCCGAACGATTCCTACAGCCCAAGCCTGATGCGCGAAACCGGCATTTCGGCCGCCAACCAGACCTTCCTGGTGCGCAAAGACCTGTATGAGGACATGGGCAAGCCGGACTTGACCACCCCGGAGGGCTTCCTGAACGCGCTTCAAGTGCTGAAGGATCAGTATTCCGAGTACAAGGGCCAGCCCATCAGCCCCTTCTTCGCGCAGGGGAACGTGCCTTACGGGATGACCGAGTACCTGCAAAACCTGCTGGCCGTTCCGCACGAGAAGGACGGCAAAGTGTACGACCGCATGACCGATCCGGATTATATCGCCTGGCTGAAAACGTTCCGAACCGCTTACGAGCGCGGGCTGATCAACG
Coding sequences within it:
- a CDS encoding histidine kinase, encoding MNAGFQSPFKRIGLKQQLILVFLALVVPLFILNSYGNYKADQILKRNVTNAYLELNNQNFRLISRDIESIHKVASTVFQHPLVQQLDPAADGSVTERVKTYERLGNLLNSYSEEAGQHERLYYSLFVYDPTNAYSFAPYYPESGKAGVYFFLEREKPEWFDEAVAKKGNGYLRLIEHLSPPAEGQKNQRTLAYVRAINRIDEGGTIGVLVVSNVEARIGESLQTVSVPEGELYFTDWNNRILTAAMPGADGELALPPEAGRVLELPAEAAAGGPVAGSRDVITRDFIYVVHHNAALQQKLVYKVPLKGLLQQQNEIKRIIWLISVAYFAVGLALILYFWRGLMAPLQRLVYFVRRYEPGKTVPETPKQRRNDEVGVLVSSIYDMARRLNGLVRYKYQMDIKQKEAQLQILYQQINPHLLYNTLESIYWKSAMEGGKSSAEMIKELSKLMKISLSRGRELITLEEELQHASAYIKLQEHRHEYGFRVIWDIPAALRSCAIPKITLQPLIENAIIHGVKNMGEDGEIAIRAAEEEGRVRIAIEDNGYKAPDPAAIGRLLNDENPSPSAGYGIRNIHQRIRLHFGEEYGLSYAARPEGGTVATIALPRTESFGA
- a CDS encoding discoidin domain-containing protein, with product MFLAAIGAPGRVQAAGGPNLAAGKPATASSHADVYVASNATDGNPGTYWESANHAFPQWIQVDLGSAVPIDRVVLKLPAGWESRSQTLTVQGSADGTSFATLKASAGYVFDPNAANAATIDFAAASARYVRIHIAANTGWPAGQVSELEVYGASPSGGNETNLAVGKPIAASSSTFTYVAANANDNDLGTYWEGNGHPSTLAVDLGANAHVSSVVVKLNPDPVWATRTQTIQVLGRDQSSAAFANLVSAASYTFDPASQNTVTIPVNATAGSVQLRFTANSGAPGGQVAEFQVIGAPAPNPDLTVTGISWSPASPLETDGLTLSATVRNAGSVASAATEVNFYLGDDLAGTASVGALAAGESATVSANAGPKDAGSYAVTAKADESNAVIETDEANNNYTHPEPLVIGPIQSSDLIGTVSWTPGNPNGGDAVAFSVTLKNQGNIASAGGAHGVTVELKNAAGAVVQTFSGSYNGSLAPGASAIVTLGSWTAADGSYTVTTTVAADANEAAVKRSNNVSTSSLYAGRGANMPFTVLEAESSSNATNGTRLAPNFTPGDFAGEASGRSAVYLDATGEYVEFTLPSPANAFVLRNAVAENTAGTISLYADGVDKGDFSVTSKFSYVYATPSTLGELGYNNSGSKAYWLYEDSQLLLDQTYPAGTRIRIQKDAGDVPWIYVDMIETEHVAPPASNPDPDKYVEVSGAKSIEQALNEFRQDSTKKGIFIPAGEWTLSSKIYLYGRATEIIGAGPWHTKLVAPQNQTNTDIGFNIGSSANGSTIKNLSAWGNYVYRVDGPGKFIDGNGMQNVTVENVWAEHFVCLYWGVNSSHNTFRNNRIKNMFADGINMTNGSSYNVIDNNYARATGDDSFALFSAIDAGGSYNVGNEYTNLTAVNVRRAAAFAVYGGQDNRFQNLYGADTLTYPGLTISSLSFGYNTLGFGDLDTVIDGVTLDRTGGDFWTSVGADDKINDYQNFGAIWFYGGDRDFKNILVKNVDINDPVYFGLMFQSKSPENLPMQNVRLENIAINNPARYGIKLVAKAEEGQGPVVGSASFTNVQVNNPGVAAIYGEDKSPNFNVIRMSGNNW
- the helD gene encoding RNA polymerase recycling motor HelD; translation: MIGAEDWKQEQERLDSVMEKLQARIAELEPEVSGLYDQAADIRKRFWEEVTVNTSTDEDFEETFYSIKQQEALLSERERSHRLRVQQWKNMKRLLPSPYFGRIDFREDGLGFTEQIYIGVSSFVDSDGMDFLVYDWRTPIASMYYDYSPGAAGYDTPGGRVAGTMTLKRQYQIREGRLRNVFDTSLTIGDELLQQALGKGADNQMKSIVATIQKEQNAIIRDDESRMLIVQGAAGSGKTSAALQRVAYLLYKNRERLKADQIVLFSPNPMFNSYVSTVLPELGEENMQQTTFQEYLDHWLGKTFRLEDPFDQIEYVLTEPSGQGYEARLNGMRYKASAAFLRALRNYAERLEREGMRFKSIRFQDRDLITAEQMEAKFYGYDPSVRLNNRVAQLQEWLLRELTLLERKEREAFWVREELDYLDKDQYAEAYGQLQKERGVFDFAEHYEEVRERLTGQSRSDEGDFDFAEREEELLRRMIVKERFKPLRRAVKRMSFIDMAGLYVQLFEEEGAFPKWTNEADLPALWPEICRQTREKLGRLELFYEDATPYLYLKELVEGVRTNTEIRHVFVDEGQDYSMFQYEFLKKMFPRARMTVLGDFGQAIFAQATELYGEASPLVRLYGESETTLFRLVRSYRSTREIVEFTKSLLPGGEEIVPFERSGKKPLLAKTDSAEQSAARIAEDLAALQAEGFASIGVVTKTAAESKEAYDLLTSLGCRGLKHVTKNTPAFEKGTLIIPVYLAKGVEFDAVLIYDASSRTYYRESERKLFYTACTRAMHRLLLYAAGEWSPFVQAMDKSLYEVGQ
- a CDS encoding NUDIX hydrolase is translated as MQGYNVLMVYNNEMDRLLMCKRLKDPYKGLSNLVGGKIEPGESGIDAAYRELFEETGISKEDIVLRHLMDFTYYLQDCYVEVYAGKLMRDVQVSGDENELYWSDLHRDFFDMSLYAGEGNIGHMIEQVRMSGILEER
- a CDS encoding YkgJ family cysteine cluster protein, encoding MECRIGCAACCIVISISSPIPGMPSGKPAGVPCANLTPDRRCGLFGKPERPAVCGSLPPSPEMCGSSNEEAFAILSELERATRPDDAR